gcctatgtaagttatttaacataatgtataatatattttgattgtaacttttattttttaatatgcagCAAGATTATGAGCGGCACATACGTCATATGGGAGATTCGATCCAGCTAACGCCTAAACAatccactcaaatttggacagaaaaagtggttggaggcagccacaagggccgaatatatggaatgggctctaggaataatgtacgacgactccaatcaggtttagaaggtattggatcatCGCGTCAAGCCGAGGCCATTGACGGGGTTCAGATAGCTGCTATGTCTTagcaaattgcagaacttacacgCGCATTTGCAGAATCTGAGAAAAGAAGGGTTGAGGAGCAAAAAAGTATGAATAaacaagttgagcaaattaaaaaaagaagtgCTCAACCTCGCCCGTCAACCTCCGCCCCGTTATTCAAGAGGATCCATTCCGGATGAATCcgacgatagtgatgaatatatagcaaatagtccttaggttccctatgttagtttatgaatattttgaaatcttttgttaactttgaaatactttaaatcgttctaaataatgattttattcgttttaagtgtttaattatgtttgttattatgtattttacgtattttgtttgttgttatttgtatttgaatgggctgaatttctatgaagtgaattgaattttgattgcaggtAGACAGCAGAAACTGCAGGTTTCTGCTGTCAAAAATAttgcagaaaagcgacggacaaggtcctttagtccgtcgcaTTTctggaatttttttaatttttttttccagaaaaacGACGGACGGAGACCCAAAGTCTGTcgcttttttgaaaatttttaagaACTCCAAGATCAAACAGCGATGGACGGAGACCAATAATCCGTCGCTTTATATTAAAtagttacttttttaaaaaattaaaacaacggAGTCTGTcgtttttatatatatatttttttaattaaaaaaattaaggggcaacgcagtccgtcgcttttggCAACCTTGTCCGTCGCTTTGTTAAAAACGTCGATCAAAAAAGCGACGAAAATAACTGCATTGCTTTTTTCCGTCGATTTTGATCAATTCGTCGCTTTTTTGCATcgttttttcacatttttttttagtagtgtgaGCCCACTCAATTCATGGAAGTGTACTCGTGCTGCAAAAATTCTCAAACATAAGAATCTAATTTGCCGTTAAATGTTAAATgatttaattattgtaatttgtaaCTGAATATATGTTTCATCTGTTCATTTTTATGTATAGTATGTGATTACTATTATTTGAGTTACGAGATTCTCGAATATTTGTTAAATAGTATTGTGACtatgataattttttatgtagTTTTAATTAAATGTAAAAACATTTAAATGAGACATTGCATGGAAATGAGCTAAGGGACATTACGACTTTGACTCAGTCTATGAACGTAACATGCATGCATAGACAATTTGACATATTCCCTAGTAACGTAACATGCATACATACACAATTTGACATATTCACTAGTTTTATATTACTTGATccttatattaaaaatatttttttaattttactgaTTAATTTTAGCAGATTAAAAGaaatttatcattttctttCTATACTAtccttaattatcattaaataataatacataaaatatagtaTAGCCAAtgcaaatttaatttttcaaagcacaatattaagtaaaatatatctttaattaatttttttttaaggaGTGTAATAGGTTAATAGAGGTCAAGGAATATAAAGCAGAGGGAGTATATAcgtaggagaaaaatatttgagtttctGCGTGAAAAAGGACAAAAACTTAAGACCTCGTTAATGGGATTAACGGGAAAATTAAggaaagaattttaaaaatatagtatCAGTACTAATTAATTTCAAGTCAATTTAATGAGTTTACTTTGAAATTTCTCTAGTTCAGATTATAGCTTAATTAGTTTGCCATATTTTTAGGGTCGTGACGACTTTGAGTCAATTTTATTTACAGTTGGCAATCACATGATACTTATAACTAATTAGACTGTTTTATTTTCAACTAATTAggttaaattaattattagacagtatgttatttttaatagaaagcgttttatttttaaagtagaATTTTTCAACATGAAATTTCAATTTGTCAGGACCTCAAAGCGATATTGGACATTGATggaattttttgtttttaaaattttaaattaattattagacAATGATTTAGCTAAAGTATGAATCTAACTTGCTTAAACAAATAAAGAACTAGTTTAGTAGTAATACACTAATACTCAAGCTGGGATACTTTATTAATTAAGGAGTAAATTTAATTAcactattttataaattaaaaaaaaatttaacctTCAACCCTTTGAGTAATTGACTTTTTATTTTAGCCGAAATCATGTGAATTGAGATAACCATTAAATAGTGCATTCCATATTCCCTATTGTAGTGGAGCAGATCACATGGTTTTAAATTCCAAATATGCTCCACCAAATTAGTTGACTCAACTTTAATATTAGAACTAATAtactttttagtttttttttcaatttaatcaAAAGAACTACTAATATTATATTTAGGAGAAAATTAGGAAGAATCATTTTGAAACAAGTATAAATATATCTAGGATTCTAAAGGCCAAACTCACTCACTCACTTTCTCTTTGAGTTCTTAATTTGCCTTTTTTTCCCCCATACTCTCTATTTGTCATTTTGAAGGAGTGAAAACATGGAGAATATGGgaagccaaaaaaataattcttttcaCACAAAACAAGTAGAAAAACTAACAAATATTACTATCAAAGGGATTCTTGGCTTGTTGATGGACAACATTGATGGAGGTAAAGTTGCAAAATtgtttataaataatatatagtaACACAAATTTGTGTGTGTTCTTGAGGAGTACTTGTCtttgaaacaaaaataaaaactattttcCAAGCGTTTCTCTATTATCAAATGAGTTTAAATTGGATAGATTGTCAATAAGAGAATATATAGTTTTTGCACTATCAGATTATCTAAAGATATCAAAAATCGATATGTAATTTTAAAACTAAGACACGTTACCTTCTAGAACAAATATACATGAGCTAATGGTATAAGATTCCTATACAgccgatatatatatataagttaaaatcttataaaatatgttcataattctttgtttttctcaacaacaaaaaaaaactcacTTTCATTTTCAAATTGAATTTTCCTACTATTTGCTTAGTGtagaatttctttttttttttaaaaaaaaaaatgaaaaagaaatcaTATAATAGAGCCTAGATATAGCAAATATTGATTTTAGCGAAACGTTTTAAGCAGGGGTACTGAAGCTATCCTTTGTTCAAGGAGAGTCAATTGATCCACCTTATTTGGTCCTATTTTCATTCCGGGAGGGGAAGTGGATTCTCACCCGAGAGACACAAGCTAACTTTCCCAATAGAATAGTCCCGTCAAAAAATTGCATCTGTAGCtaggttaatttttttaaatgtataTATACTAAAGTAACTATATATGTTGAATAACGTTTAGCTTAGCAATATACCTTTTTACTTCcttatattttatatgtttgttTGTGAAAATCCTAGCTCAACCACTGATATTTTTCGGCAGGTGAAGATAAGAGGGAAGTGATCTCACTAGGAATAGGAGATCCAACAGCTCATTCTTGCTTTCACACAACTACTGCTGCTAAGGAAGCTGTTGTTGAGAGCCTTCTTCTTGACAAGTTTAATGGCTACTCTCCCACTACTGGTCTTCCCATTGCTAGAAAGTaatgttatatttattatcttTGTAATTTAACATGTTCTATCACGTTGTCTGtcttatttttcaagttattaCTAGCTAATATCACTCATTATGAAAAGTTATAACTTATAGTTATCTCTTAAGTAGTATGATTATTCGagcatatataaaaattaagctCTCACTATATAATATGTTTGATTTTTCCTATACATGGatataatcaaatataatgTGATTTACTCGTTTCACGTAATTAACTTGAAAAGGGATACActgattatatatattatatgtatatgtatgtatattttatgtatatttataattaaacATTCAAAACTTATACATTTGTTGGCTATTTCGTAAACTAGATCACTCAAAGGCATTGAACTGTAATCACCCCTACTATTAAACAATTGAATTGTATCTCCTAAGTTCATGCAAGCATATATGCATGAAAATTACTAAATTTATTAcagaatttaagttatatacactGACAGTATTGTACTGGTGAAATGAACAGGGCAATTGCAAACTACTTGTCAAGAGACCTTCCATATGATTTATCACCAGAAGATGTATATGTTACTGCTGGTTGTACACAAGCTATAGAGACAGCAGTGTCTATTCTTGCAAAACCAAATTCTAATATTTTGTTACCAAGGCCTGGCTTTCCAACTTATGTACTTTGTGCTGCTTTTAGAAATGTTGAAGTTAGGTACTATGATCTTGTACCTGAAAATAATTGGCAAGTTGATTTGAAGGCAATTGAAGATTTGGCTGACCAAAATACTATTGCAATTGTTGTTATAAATCCTGGGAATCCTTGTGGAAATGTCTACTCCTATGACCATTTGGAGAAGGTATGGTGCCCGCTTTTCCAATCCTGAATTATAGAGCTACGATACAATTAAATTTGAACGAATAAAATGTTGAATTTCATGATTGGTTCATCTTTGACTCTAGCCTCTCATTTAACTCATTACTCTAGGCTCGCAGTGTGTGCACTTACTTATTTTATATTGGGTTGCGATGAGTATCTATCATCAAGTCGTTTGGAGTGGACCCTCCATATTTCAGGGCAAACAGAGTCACACTCGTTAATAAAATCATTTAATAGCATTaattatagaaaaattatttaactaaaTAATTAAGTCTTATCTCTTcctaaaataagtaaatatttACTATATTAGTAGTGAGGGtgaaattgaaaaaagagaTAATTAACTATATTAGTATTACGAATTCTGTCATTTGCAGAAATTTAAAGGTTTGTAATATTCATTAATGTTATTCGCGTATATCACATAATTAACAATCTCACAAAAAAGATTGGGAAAAAAGTGTTTTACATGTGTTTCAACCCTTCAATTTTGTGTTCTTTCTTcatctttatatatatacacatgttAATAGTTTTTACCTTATCAATATATTTCAACATGTTATATATAGTTGCTAGCTTACATTTCTTATTTTTCGcactaattaaaaataattacatgtaattatattttaactaaCTTTATCACTAATTACATTTTAAATTCAGAGTAATTAAGGAATCACTAATTAATAtgctttttttttaatgatcaGATAGCAGAAACAGCAAAGAGAGTGAAGACATTAATCATAGCAGATGAAGTATATGGACACCTTGCATTTGGAGAAAACCCTTTTATATCAATGGGATTATTTAGTTCATTAACACCAATATTAACTCTTGGTTCATTGTCTAAAAGATGGTTAATTCCTGGTTGGAGACTTGGTTGGTTTGTCATTAATGATCCTAATTGCATCTTCAAATCCCCTAAGGTAATTGTAATTTACTACTACATTTCTGTCCCAAATTACGTGATACTTTTTAAATTTCGagagttaaataatttttttttaatcatgattTTTTCATACGTACATCTCTAAAGTATCATTTCTTGTGACTTAACAGTACTTTTTACGTAACTTCAGAATTTGTAAAGTTCATGTCAAATTCACAATCCAAAAGCTAAAGTATTAATTGTCGAAATGCGAAAGGTGCCACACAAATTTAAACATATGAGATAGTAACAATCTCTTCAACTTTCGTGAGTCAAATGAGTTTATTTTTTTACTCCAATTTTTTTGTATGTATTtgcaatattttaatttatcaatTATTATGACTTATAATAGTAATTTTTTTACGTAATTTCCAAAtgtgtaaattttatttcaaaaaattaaaaacttcgTTTGCAAATTCATGATCAAAATTAAAAAGTCTGACTATGCCACATAAATTTTAACAGAAGAGATATTAACAATCTCTTCAACTTTGCAACAATAAAACAAAAAGCAGACCAAAAGATTAAtcatactaattaattaattaatatgcaATACTAATTAATCACAAGTTTTTAATTAATCTCTCAGATTGTTGAACGTATTAAGAAGTATTGCGACATAGGTGGAGGTCCTGCAACTTTCATACAGGTTTGTAgcttatatataatttatttatttgccCTCTTTTTATAGCTCTAAATTgaacaattatttttaaactaataAAGTAAAtgagtataaaaaatatttacatagtTAAAGAATTTAATTCATACACGTATAACTATTTAGCATTTTGTAAACATTATCAaatggggaaaagaaaaatgcaCATATAGTCACTTTCGAGCTCTTGTAATTGAAGAACCACTATCGATTTGTAATTTCAAAATTCACAAGTGAAACCTTATAATAATATCCTGAAGTTTCACttattgaatttgaaaattCCACAACAATAATTACTTCTCAAATGTAGAGTCGAAAAGTGACCAGTAAACGTTATTTCTATCTGTTAGATCTTATTTACTTATGTACCTTAGTTTTGAGATGATAAATCTCTCTGTCATGAAAAACAAtgtaagaaaaacatattttcaATATCtgtttatataaattaaactcTAGGGTGTTGTTAAATTATATTGATATAGGGtgtatgaaatatatataattgattatgtatataacttaaattcttATCGAGTTTAAGTTTTATGTATTGACAATATAAAAATGTTATAACAAAATAATATCGTTTTATACGATAATTACATATAATTGATTTCTATATATTTACGCTGTTGTTcgtatatataacttaaattcttTTCGATTTTAGGCAGCAGTCCCCAAAATTATAGAAAGCACCAAAGAGGATTTCTTCAGAAATACACTCAAAATGCTTAAGAAGAATTCAGATATATGTTATGAAAAAATACAGGatattccatgtatcaattGTCCTTATAAATCTCAAGGCTCAATGGTTGTTATGGTAAACTCTCTAACTTCCCCAAAACTTCTAATTTCATACACTTTTGTcccttcttttttgttttttccttctttttggtCCTtctactttttaattttttaattttttctatatAAAGGTGAAGCTCAATTCAGCCCTTCTCAAAGATGTAAGTGATGATATTGACTTCTGTTTTAAGCTTGCTAAGGAGGAATCTGTCATTTTACTTCCAGGTATAGTAAATAAagctttaaaatattattttttaaaatatgtttaatTGAACCAGagtttatgaagaaaaaaaagacttgacttatataaaaaatatccttAGAATATTTGTTATCTTAAGCACACTATGCTATTTCTTGGCTATAAGAATACgctagtaaaaataaaattagaagttTAAAGTTAACGATCTTTTATATATAAACTAGAAAAATATTCACTTTTGACAAATTTAAATGATTTGTTTTTTCAGGAACTGCTGTGGGATTGAAGAATTGGCTTAGAATAACATTTGCAGTTGAGCCATCTTTTCTTGAAGAAGGATTAACAAGATTGAAATCTTTTTGCCTAAGGCATTCCAACCCcaaaataatgaattaattaatttactgaattttgttttcattttctTGGCCAATTTGGTGaattaatttgaaaagaaaaatgttTAATTTCTGTTAGAATAAGAgtattttccttattttagtTGATAATGGGATCAATGGGATGTATTTTTCTGTTAACTTGGTATTAGTAGATTTTATTTTGTTCTTACATTGTTCCACACGTTTGATGTTTGTAACGACTTCATAGATATATCTATCTTAGTTTCATAATTCTTTCGTAAATCGTTAATGAGAGAGTCTTGCGGTATATAATGTTATAaattaatatcaatattataaaaaacaAAGGTTTGACTAAAtgattatacataaaaaataaataaaatggtgAATGATCAAGGTTGATAGCTACATGATGATCTTTAAAATAAACATACATTATGgcataatttataaataatatcatttatgaaaataaaataaaaaatattaactaaAATATTATAGCATAGAAATTAAATCTCTTTGCCacaaaccaaccaaccaaaaAAGTACAGAACATTGAAACATCCTCAACTTtactaaattattaaattatcgAGTACGAGCCCGTTTGcttaatgctaactttaagccataaagttcttaaagtcagtcaaaaataaaaagttaggattcctaattttttttctaaatgattaaagtcattttctttgaccatagagattacttttatatcccttatattttaactaaatttccaaactaccctttttattcttttaaccctaaaattcacatcattttattcatttaagcacttttatccaaacactcaattgcttgtttataaaaataactttcagcacttcaaagttataaaaacacttcatacctaaaagttacttttttaaagTCATCCAAACGAGCTCGTAACATCATaatcaaaattattatattatttttttgtaataaaaAAATCGTTCAACTTTACATAAATATCATTGAAAATCACTAAATAAATTTTTAGAACCAAAGTATCAATCAACTCTTCCTAAGTATGATAGAAAAAATTATCTCCTTTGATTCTCTCAATAACTTTCTATGGTTACGAAAGAATACTTTAGTAACTTTCACGATTTTATGCAAAGTCGAGCTTATGTTGTTCTCTAAACAGTACCAAATTCCATGAATTCTGCATCATTCTACATTGCTAGCAAAGTCTCAATAAAACAGTTATAGTTACTAATTAGACACTTCTTCATCGCGCCATTTCCAAAAACCAAATGACGATCAAAATAAACACTAATTTTTAACTTCTAAACTCAAATTCAGTTGAACGGAAatctttttaaatcaaactaTACAGAGAGAAAAAGGGGTAGTCCGATGCACAAAGCAACTCATGTTAGCAGGGTTTGGCGAAAGGCCACAACCCGCAACCACATCAATTCAAATAGATGGAAAGAGGATGAATTTAGAACATTTACGAtatacataatacataaatatgacctTTAACTTGACTTCAGTTGACTATGACCTCTAATTTTACTAGTGCACAAGTAGGtactttaactatccaaaacttgaataaataaaacactcgtcctacatgacaattttgtgtcctacgtggcatcctacgtgtattatgttacgtaggacacatgtgtctacttgtttaattttatacaagtttaagtgtctacttatgCATACCCAAAGTTAGAAGGCATAGATGTCACCTGAAGACAATAGGGGTAACTTTGggtcatttttcattttttttctatgttaTAATGATATTGTTAGTTTAATTGACAAATATAGGCAAATGTGCACCAACTTTCAACGGCGAGGGCATAATTGACCCCAACTTTATACGGAGGGAAAAAGTAGATCATTTCGCAAATCATAGAGGCAATTTTGGACCTTTCTTAACAATCGTGATGAAGTGTGAAAGATTTTAGCAAatgaaatttcataattttacaGTGCTAAATGTATGGGTATTTGCAGTGATAAACTCTTTGGCTTTTTGCTAAACATAGGACATGATTACAAAATTTTGAACTATTACAAGTCCAAAAGTCCATTCTACATGGGTGACAGAATAAAAAGAAGATTAAAAATGAACCATGACTCAAAGGTTGTCACCTCACATCTATTTTCCAATATATCTTCAGAGCTCTAAAAGGCAATGATATGTTAATAGGTAGTGGACAGCTCTTACCTTGTTCTGCTTTTTAGAACAAGTAGGCATTTTCACACAATCTAAGCAGGAGTCG
This Solanum dulcamara chromosome 1, daSolDulc1.2, whole genome shotgun sequence DNA region includes the following protein-coding sequences:
- the LOC129889761 gene encoding probable aminotransferase TAT2; amino-acid sequence: MENMGSQKNNSFHTKQVEKLTNITIKGILGLLMDNIDGGEDKREVISLGIGDPTAHSCFHTTTAAKEAVVESLLLDKFNGYSPTTGLPIARKAIANYLSRDLPYDLSPEDVYVTAGCTQAIETAVSILAKPNSNILLPRPGFPTYVLCAAFRNVEVRYYDLVPENNWQVDLKAIEDLADQNTIAIVVINPGNPCGNVYSYDHLEKIAETAKRVKTLIIADEVYGHLAFGENPFISMGLFSSLTPILTLGSLSKRWLIPGWRLGWFVINDPNCIFKSPKIVERIKKYCDIGGGPATFIQAAVPKIIESTKEDFFRNTLKMLKKNSDICYEKIQDIPCINCPYKSQGSMVVMVKLNSALLKDVSDDIDFCFKLAKEESVILLPGTAVGLKNWLRITFAVEPSFLEEGLTRLKSFCLRHSNPKIMN